The sequence aataaagaaaagtagttgtgtccaaatttttgactggtactactgtatatgttccggcccccgaccatccactcaagaacaAAATCAGCCACAAGCTGAATCTAGTTGGGGACCCTAGTTATAGACCATTTCAGAGAAATAGAACCACTTGATGCTCTGCTTGATAGCAATACAATTGCTTTGAATCAGTCAACAATATGATGTGCTGTGATAAGTACTTTTTTCTTCACTCCATGCTATTGGGAATGTAGAATTTGGCTTTAAAGTCATTAAGACAGCATTGAATTTATACAAAGAGTACCACTCATCTAATAACAATGGTTTATTCATGCTGCTAACAATTGAATTGCATAATCTATACATCTGATTTGACTATGTTTAGAAAAGAATAGTCCATCTTGATGCTTTGGAGCTTGTTGATTGGCTATAAAATTCTGACTGTAGTACTCCCGAGTCCTGACCATAAGAATCGACAAGCTGGCTCTCTGAAAATTATATGGATGCCGCTCAGGATGTTAATATAATTTTTTCCCTAATTAGCTATGCTAAGCAGTGGTCAACACAATTCAAACCTGCTGTATTATGGGAAATGATGAGGTAACTGAAATGAAAGAATTCAGTATGTCCACATCATCCATCATATTGGTTATAAAATAAGAAGTGTAGGACTGACTGTACTGTTAGTACTAAATCAGCATAGGCTTGATGCTTTTCTTTAACAGGAAATATTTTTAAAAAGCATGTTGGCACTGTTCTCTTACGTATGGAGGCTCATACATTCACTGAAATAAGTTATATGAAATGAGAAATGATGTGTGACCTGAAATCTATTGCGGCAAGCATCATAAAAGCCAAGAGATACAATTAGGAGAAGAGGTAAAATAGCAGGTCTAGTGTGTGGGTGGACCAGGTCAATCAAATGTGAAAGAAGATAGACGTTTGACACTCTTTAATGTCTCTCAGGACGTTTATTTCCCATGCATAGTTTGGACAAGTGTGTAGTGGAATTTAAGATtgaaattaaaaaaagaaaagatctGACATTCATTATTACTTTCCATTAGGAATCATTCACAAAATGTTTTCAATTAATGTGAAAAGGTTGAAATTGATCAGCAACTCTTTCAAGGGATGAGTTTGGACGAGGAAAAGTGCtgtaaaaacataaatacattacaaaaaaGCCTCTAAAACTAAAACATTCAGCACATTTGTACAACACAGTGCAATATAAAGGGGAAATTCGAAATGGTTCTCAGCACTGAGCTCCTCGATTTGTCACTTGTTGAAAATGCTAATCTCTTTTAGAAAAGAGAAAGCAATGCAATTGTAAACATTATTGAGTAAGATATGACTGATACAGCACTGTTCAAAACCACGACGGAGCAAAAATCCTCAACTTTTCACTGCCATTTTGTTTTCCAGTTTTTAGAGCAGAGAAACATCTGCCTGTGTaacacagagaagagaagagaacagcACAAGTAACAAACCCATCCATGTAGATCATCATGAGAGGTAAGGATAGTGGAGCACAGGACCAGTTAACTCAACTCTACGGTAAGGCTGTGCCAGTATAGCCAGTTCTGACTGAGGAAAGATTGCATTTCGCAGGTCTATTCAACAACACTCCGTAAACCagggatgtacagttgaagtcggaagtttacatacaccttagccaaatacatttaaactccctgtcgtaggtcagttaggatcgccactttattttaagaatgtgaaatgtcagaataatactagagaattatttatttcagcttttatttattttatcgcattcccagtgggtcagaagtttacatgcactcaattagtatttggtagcattgcctttaaattgtttaacttgggtcaaacgttttggatagccttccacaagcttcccacaataagttgggtgaattctggcccatttctcctgacagagctggtgtaactgagtcaggtttgtaggcctccttgctcgcacacgctttttcagttctgcccacaaatgttctataggattgaggtcagggctttgtgatggccactccaataccttgactttgttgtcttttttgctacaactttggaagtatgcttggggtcattgtccatttggaagacccatttgcgaccaagctttaacttcctgactgatgtcgtgagatgttgcttcaatatatatctACAtagttttccttcctcatgatgtcatctattttgtgaagtccctcctgcagcaaagcacccccacaacatgatgctgccacccccgtgcttcacggttgggatggtgttcttcggcttgcaagcattcccctttttcctccaaacatttttgtttcatcagaccagaggacatttatccaaaatgtacaatctttgcccccatgtgcagttgcaaaccgtagtctggctttttttatggcggttttggagcagcggcttcttccttgctgagcggcctttcaggttatatcgatataggactcgttttactgtggatatagatacttttgtacctgtttcctccagcatcttcacaattttcccatgatgtcaatcaaagaggcactgagtttgaaggtaggccttgaaatacatccacaggtacacctccaattgactcaaatgatgtcaattagcctatcagaagcttctaaagccattatataattttcaggaattttccaagctatttaaaggcaaagtcaacttagtgtatgtaattttctgacccactggaattgtgatacagtgaattatacgtgaaatattctgtctgtaaacaattgttggaaaaattacaagtgtcatgcacaaattagatgtcctaaccgacttgccaaaactatagtttgttaacaagaaatttgtggagtggttgaaaaaccagttttaatgactccaacctaagtgtatgtgaacttccgacttcaactgtatgtgtgttttaaaCATGACAGTTTTAGGCGCTACAGTATCTACCGTGTGTGTCTCTACAATCTGTGAAATACATCTGCTGTCCTTGCCTGTCTCTTACACCATCTcacattttttcttcttcttttactTCATTACCGGAAAAACACAATAGAACAAGCACACACTAACAGGTGTCAATTAATCAACATCGATTTAAACGGATCCCATGTCTAATTCAAGCATCACATAGCAAGATGGTGGTGTATCAGCAGCTGCAGATTGGCGGATGTAATATGGTGATACAGTAGGTGGTTTGTGGGTTAAAGGTCAGGTTTAATGGGGAGATGGGCGGTGTTGTGAAGGGCATTATAGGAACAGGAAGTGAAGTGTCTTCATCCTGATACTCAAGTCCAGTCATCTTCGTTCTACCCAAATTTAAAGCACCAGCATTAAAGAAAAATGCTGACAATAATGAAAATAAGATTCAGTGTCATCCCAGTGATTACTGTGAAAGATATTATATATCTACACTTACAAAAATACCTTTACACACCAAGATTGAAACAGTTCCTTCGAACAATAtgaaaacaatacaaataaaaaatacaaatattttcagaCGCTAGGTAGTTTTCTGTTGACATGAAATCAGAGATAAATATTTCCCATGCTTTCCCCCTTGCATTAAGAGAAAATACAATTGTGGTTTTGGAAAAACGAATCTATCCATTTTGCAAATATTTAAATCTGTAATTGATAACCTTGTGACACCCATTCCTGTAATTCAGCTAAAATACTTTCTAGTTAACAAAAGAGCCAGTGTTCAAACAAACCATatcattattttaaaacattacacTCTATGCACAGGTAGGTAGAAATAAAAAGGTGGAGATGGTCAGCTCCATAAGAGGGCCCTGAGGGACAACAGGTCACTCACTGACAGGTCATGAGCATCAACGGCTCAGGAAAAGCAAGTTTTGTCATGAGCAAGAAATGCTTCAAACAATCACAATCAAATCAAGATAACTGTAATATAAACAGTTAAATTAAGCTTGCTCAGGAGATTAAATGTTGGATCTAAAAGTCCCATTATCAACATTCTGTGAACCCtggaggtgagagggagagggctagGGGACAGGTATTGAGGTGGTGGGGAAGGGAAGGTGGGCACAACTGTGTGTGCAGGTAGCGTATCTCCGCTTTTAGTGTAATACGAACTTTGACCCATAAGAAGAAATAAGTTACCATAGTAACAATACCGGGAGCGTCAGCGTCCGAGCAGCTAACCAGTGCCTGGCGAGTAACAGTCACATTTACTTCAGACAGTCCAGACATGGTGCTATGCCATGGTGGCACAGACACAGGTGAATAGCTGGGGCTGGGCTGTGAGGGGACACTGTGAGGGGACACTGTGCAGAGACAGGCATGCTCACTTGACGTGCTCAGCGCTGTGGGAGGAACAGTAGTACTTTTTGTGGGCTATGAACGTGGACAGGCTGCTGAACTTGATATTGCACAGCCGGCAGAAGCGGATGTTACCGTTTTGCAAAGGGGAGACCAGGAGGGTCTTGGGTGTGGTAGGTGCCGGGACAGCAACATGGAGTGGGAGACCCAGGGTGAGGGCTGCCCTGTCTGGAAGCAGAgcaacagcagcctggtggttcATAACCCCAACCTCCCTCAGGACCTCAGGCACAGGGGACACAGTCAGGGGGAGGGACCTTGTGGGAGACACAGCAGGAGGGGCTGCTTTGGGGGAGCTGCCACCCCCAGCATGGGGACCCAGGGGGCTAATGTTcaccaggggagaggagggggagacagtgtCCATTCTGACCCGAATGTTGATGCTGTCCCTGCGGGTCTGAAGGCCCAGTTTGGGCGGGGTGGTGGGGGTCTCGTCCCTGGGGCTAAGGCTGGGGCTGATGACAGCTGGCTGGCCCTCCAGGTTCAAGACCAGGCCATGCATGGATCTGAAGTGCTCCACCAGGTCACAGGTCACCGCCCTATTGGGAGGGCAGTAGGGGCAGACCACAGGAGGAGAGCCTGGGCATTTGGCTGCAGGGCCGCTGTGAAGGGATGTAGCCTCAGAGCCAGGCAAAGCTGAGGGGTGAGGGCTGGGTGAGGCCCCCTGAGGAGCCTTCTCTGTAGGGAGCCCATTGGCCTCGGGGGAAGTGGAGGCTGGTCTCTTCAGCCTGTGGAGCGTCTTCAGGGTGTGGGGCTGCAGGGTGGTGGCTGGGCAGTAGTAGGTCTTGTGGGCCAGGTAGTTTTCAATGCTGTTGAAGCTGATGCTGCAGGCGGTGCACTTGTGGTAGTCAGTGAGGGGCAGAGCAGAGATGCTGCTGCCTCGTGGGGTGTCCCTCAGACGGGGCCTCTTACTCAGGTCGATTGGGCCGTCTCCATCAGGGCTGGTGCTACTGGAAGTGGCTGGACACAGGCCCAAGGCTATGGCTGGAACAGGGGCCTCCAGGACCTTCCCCACTGAGGCAGCAGCCTCCTGCTTCACAGCCAGGCCCAGCCCTGGAGCAGAGGGAAAGGCAATAGCAGCAGCGTTGGCCAGGGCCTCAGTCCGAGCCATGTGGATCTCATACATCTTCTTCCTCTTGCGTGTGCGAATGGGCTGAGGCAGGAAGGTGGCTTTGCCAGCGCTTGATCGCTGGTTGGACGGATCGTGGCGCGAGGCACAATAGAAGCGCTTGTGGACCGTGTAGTTCTCATGGCGACTGAAGTGAATGTTGCAGGCCTGACAGAAGGTCCTGGTGGGGTCTTCTTCCTGGTCCTCTGCTGAGCCACTGGGGCTCTGGCTGCCTTCACTGGCCAGGCCTCGTCCTCCTCCACCCCCTTCCccctcagaggaagaggaggacacaGCCTCCTTTACCCCAGGGTTCTCACTTTTCACCTCCACCAGCTTGCCCTCAGTGCCGGTGCCGCCTGGAACAGGGTCTGAGTCACTGTGGGAGGCTGTGGCAGCCTGAGGGGATGAACCGTGTCCGACAGCGGGGACGGTGACCCCCGAGGCCCCCTCCTTCACTGGGCCAGCCGCGTCTCCCTGCTGGTGCCTGCTGGAGCAGTAGAGCTTCTTGTGAACGTAgaagttgttgatgttgttgaaggTGATGTCACACTCTAAGCAGGTGGCCCCCTTGTGGACAGTGGCGGTAGTGCCTGCTGGATAGAAGGCTGGTGCTGCCCCAGGGGACACCTGGCCCTGCTTCAGCCGGCTGTGGACCATCTCAGACATCTTGGCCAGGATCTCTGAAGCCTGGGGCAGGATGGCTGCCTCTGGGCTGAACATGTACTGTGGCAGGAACACAGCTCCTCCAGGAAGCACTGAGCCAGCTCCTCCCAGGTGGGCAGGGCTGGAGCCAGGGGTGGGGCTTGTTGGCTCTGCCTTCACGGCCACAGCAAAGGGACTCCTGGGGGAGGTGGAGGTCTGAGAGCACTCTACCCCTGTGTGTCCACGGCTCTTCCTCTCccggtcctcctcctccttcccctcattCTCAGAGTCCGAGCGCAGCTCCTCTTTGATCCTTATGTCTGTGGGGAGGTGGTCAGGTGGGCTGCAACCTCGCGGGGTGGCTGAGCTCCCATTGGCCCCAGGGCTGGAGGAGTCAGGGTGGGGTACGCAGGCAGGGGGCTCAGGGTGGTCAGCTGAGGAGGGGGTGCTCTGGCGGGGTGAGGGGCTCCTCTCTGCCGGGACCCTCACCTCCAGGTGTGTGCGAACATGCTGCTGGAGCTGGCTGGGTGAGTCTGTGATGTGGCCACATATCTGACATTTCAACACAACACCAGAGTCTCCTGGACTTAGACctgccacagagagacagagacacacgctATGAGAAATTGGTTTCTTACTATTAAACATAACATTAGATCACTGTGGTTATGCTTCATAGCCTATAGGACcgaatcatcatcatcaatatacCCATAATCTCTCATGGGCAGACCCTCCAAAAAAAACACACGTTATATTGTTACATACCCTGAAtaagtgcagtgaaatgtgttgttttacagtttCAGCCATAGTAGaacagcacccctggagcaaagtatggttaagtgtcttgctcaatggcacattgacagatttttcatctTGTCGGCTCTTCGAACCAGCGAGCTTTCGGTTGCTGGACAAACGCTCTAACCgcaaggctacctgccccccttaCACTATGTAAACATAAAGGGTACTGTAGAATCTGTCTAGAGACAATGGGAAACATCgaatagcagcagcagtagttccGGGGCTTGGGTTTTTCGTCACTGGTTATTTGGGTGTACCAGGGTGAGAGCGGTGCTTAAACTTGGGGCGGGGACACGCTGCGAGGTTATTCCTCCGATTGCAGACTACGAGAACCTGGCCATGCTTGATATATCACATTTTTGCCGGAGCCAGATGGCAAGTATGCAAAAACATCTCTTTTCCTTGTTAGCATTTTTAAGCACAACTGTTGCAGTGGCTTAAAACTAAGGGATGAAATGGACACTGCTAATTCAAAATAGTGTTGAAAACAGCCTCACATATCCATGGTGAGTCTTACACTGCTTTTGTGTGTCAACATGGATGATAAATacaaaaggaggggggggggctttggCTGAGAGTTTCTGTTTGCGAGGGTGGAGACTTTACAAATCAAATTATCACAATTTCTAACACGTCTCCCCCAGAACTTAATCAAGCATCTGACCAAATTTCACAATATTTCAGTTCTGGATTAACCTATATTAATATACCCATAGAAAACATGGCATCTCTGCATAGTTGCTGTTCTGAAGTAGAAGCAGTGATGTTATCCTCTCACTGCAATTGTAAACAAAAAATGTCAGTCTGTTCATGTATTTACCTGTGGACAGAGGCAGTTTGGGCAGGCCAGGACCTGGGGAGTACACTTCACTGCGCGAGCCGGGCTGACAAACCATGTGACTGGTAACCAGGTGGCTATAGAGGATGTCCCTCGTGGTGGAGATGAAGCCACAGCCGTGACACACTCCGTTTTGCGTGTCCGTGTGCACCTTCAGGTGACGCTCACAGTTGGCTTTAGTGGTGAAGGCCGACAGGCAGATCAGACACACAAAGGGACGCTCACCTAcagacacacattttttttaaacattttagtcatttagcagacgcacttatccagagcgacttacagtagagtgcatacattttattacattttaaatactggccccccgtgggaaacgaacccacaaccctggcgttgcaagcgccatgctctaccaactgagctacagtgggactGATGTtactccctgtggctcagttggtagagcatggtgtttgcaatggtgtttgcaacgccagggttgtgggtttgattcccacggggggccagtacgagaaaaaaaaaatgtatgaaatgaattgaaatgtatgcattcactactgtaagtcgctctggataagagcgtctgctaaatgactaaaatgtaaaatgtaaatgttcgattaagttacattttacattttttacattttagtcatttagcagacgctcttatccagagcgacttacagaggtgaatgcatacatttcatacattttttcccccttttttttcttactggtcccccgtgggaatcgaacccacaaccctggcgttggaaacaccatgctctaccaactgagccacacaacaCAAGAGAGACAGATCAACAAAAGTGTCTGACGCTAacatacaccgagtgtacaaaacattaggaacaccgtccTAATATGGAGTTgaacccccctttgccctcagaacagcctcaattcgtcagggcatgctctgcaaggtgtcgaaagcattccacagggatgctggcccgtgttgactccaatacttcccacagttgtgtcaagttggctagatgtcctttgggtggtggaccattcttgatacacacgggaaactgttaggcgtgaaaaacccagcagcactgCCGTTCTTGACACAGTCAAACCTGTGcggctggcacctactaccataccctgttcaaaggcgcTTAAAgagtttgtcttgcccattcaccctctgaatgccacacatacacaatccatgtctcaattgtcttgaggcttaaaaatccttctttaacttgtctcctccctttcatctacactgactgaaatggatttaacaagtgacatcaataaatcaaataacattttatttgtcacgtacacatggttagcagatgttaatgcgagtgtagcgaaatgcttgtgcttctagttccgacagtgcagtaatgtctaacaagtaatcttACAATTCCCCAAcagctacctaatacacacaaatctaaaggggtgaatgagaatatgtagaTGTGAgtgtatggatgagcgatggccgagcggcatagacaaggtgcaatagatggtagaAAATACAtgatatacatgtgatatgaataatgtaagatatgtaaacattcttaaagtggcattatttagagtggcattgtataaagtgactagtgatccatttattaaagcggcctgtgattgggtctcaatgtaggcagcagcctctctgagttagtgattgctgtttagcagtctgatgggatcatagctttcacctggattcacctgatcagtctatgccatggaaagagcCTATTTTGAACATTCAGTGTAGGTCTTTTAACACACAATGACCACCAGTAGACTTGCTTACCCTAATAATACAAAAAGAGAGAAACGGTCCTACTGTTATAACTGGCTATTAAAAGTGCAATACTTACACAAATATTCACACTTATGGAATCTgctttgagagagagagctgaagcaATGTTTTGTAAGAGAGGTGACAGTTCTCACCACTGTGCGTCCGCATGTGGATCTCCAGGGAGCTGGCGCTGGGGCAGCTCTTGTTACATTGTGGGAAGGGGCAGACACGCTCATTGGGGTAGGAGTCCTTGGGCTTGTCCTGTGGAGGGGAGCAGGAGGACTGCTGCTTCTGCCGGCTGGCACAGTAGTACATGAGGTGGGCCTGGAGGTTCCTCTCACTGCGGTACCAGATCCCACAGTCCTTACACGGAAAGATGTCCTCTGGACCAAGCAAAGAAACAACTGTTAACTCTATCACTGCAATAACCAATCACTTATCAAATGAGTAGTACATAAACAATGCACTAGAGCAGTGCATGTTcaatcataaaaataaaaaactgattcCATGTGATCTGCTTACACATTAAAATGTTACATAGACACTTTCATGTATACATCATGTTCATTGATGTGTACACACATCACCACACACGCATTCAGCTGCGTCACATGATCGATTCAATTGCGGAGCGAGAAAACACACTTGATATTGCTCCGGGGTCTCCAAGGCAACAAGAGCACAGAGGTTGTGGGAGCGAGCGCCCGCTCGCCCGCCCGCGCGGGGTAATCGTACTGATCTGGTGTCAGGGCTCATGTTAAACAGGCTATTTTTGATAACGTCCGTAATTACCCACAGTCCTCAGCACAGAGCTTCTACAGCAGGAACCGGGGATACGGCTGATCATGTTTTACCCTTTAGCTTGATTTGTGGTGATTAATCATGCACTCATCACAGCATGTCCATTCCTGCTCCCGCTGCTGACGACGCTGCCAATAGGGGACTTTATGAAAAAGCGTGAAGGCAATTACAATGCAGTCTACCTCTGAGACCAGGCAGTACAGAGGAGTTACATTGCCACCTTGTGGTGTACTGGGTGAATGAGAAAATGTGGCATGGTGAACTGTTGCACTTGCATTTATCTAGGTTCCAACATTGAGTCCCTCAGCATCTGTTGTTCACATTGACAGTATATACACAGTACAGTAACTGCAAATGCTTTGTGCTATGCATGTAATGATTAAATAGCACTGCagacattaaaaccagtagaTGGTGTTGGCGCTGACATTCCTATGGAAAACTCCCGATGGCGCATGAAGTATTTGAATTTTGAGGCGCCATATTGCTGAATGGGGCTGAATAGCACCAGAAAATAGCTAAGGATCATAATTAAAGTGGCCGTAACTAGCAAAGGATGatggtcaatgtaaataagaatttgttcttaactgacttgcctagttaattaaaggttacaATGTACTTGTTTTCATCCTGCCTGAGAGAGTCAACCTTAATGTCAATGGTGTGAGGGCGCGAGCCTCCTTGTAGCATGCCGGCCCGTGATTGGTCTGTGTCAGAACGTGGTCCTGTGTCAGAACGTGGTCCTGTGTGATGACAaatgtagtagtcagaatggGTCACTATTTAATGAAATATCTCAATTTGTAGCGAACTTTCAAATAATGTTTGGCCGTTCTGTCGATTGTAATTGACATAGACTTTTTAGGGCAGAACAGGCCTTTTGGCACCACTAGGTTTCTACGCAGTAGCCGACCAGCAAAGCTCGTGACTTCACGCTCTAGACCGGCCACTGGGGGCTTGGGTGCTTACAAAGAGACACATGTACGAaaacacacaagacacacacataaaaataACACATTATTATCCTGAGCAATCTGAAACTCACTGTTGACAACTGCCGTGGCCAAGATGGCTGCCATCCCAGCCTGCTGGGGGAGGAGCTGTATCTCAGAGTGGAGGGATGCTGGGTAGACACCTGTAGGCTCCTCCTTCACCACTACACCCTGGGTCTTAGAGGGGGACCGCTGCTCCATAGAGGGTGTAGACAGCATAGCCAGCAGACCGTCCCCTGTGGAGATGTCCTGGGTTACCTTACAATACAGCTCCTCACCTAGGGAGAAGAGATCGTcatacacacaacaacacacgtcacacacacaacaacacacgtCACACCTGGGGCATGTACCAAAACACAGATGgtattgtacagtatattaaCTATGGAATGTATAGTAGTCTATAGTAGGTCAAAAGATCTCCATTCTGGTCTCACTCTAATAAGAGATCTCTGATTGTAAATCTGGATAAGAGAACCAGAACAAAAAATGTAACGATGCAAATGGTGCATTATCTGCATGAGTGCTGTGTTGATTGTTTGGGCAGTTTGTAGAACCTTGGCTGTAGATGATACAGTTGGTATCTGTTGCATCAGAGGTTAACAGGACTCTACGGAGCCAGCAGTCTGTGTCCTCACACACCAGACTCAACCTGGAGATCTGTagacacacaaataaacaaacagaGACCGTCAGACTTGCTCTGGAAACACAGGGTCACGTTTTTAATACAGAATGAGGTGCGGCAAATAATTATCATAAGCCATCATCACGTATCCTCTGATTCTCACACACTTTTCCAAGTCTTTTCTGACAAACCTATTTTGATAAAGAACATTATACAGACAAAGACCTACTGAAAAGTGAGGTTTAACAATGAATTAATCCTGACAATGTCCTCTGAATAAACTGTTCAATAATTAAAGCACATCGAATATACACTACAGTAAAGGGACTAATCTTTTCCAGCAGTAAGGGGCAGGCCTGTAACATGGGCAATCAGAAgcatagagggagaggaagggggcaCGGGCTGAACAAAGACTCACAGAAAAGAGCTATAGACAGggcatggagaaagagagggaaggaacagagagaccccaggagagaggagaagaaaaggtAAGAAAGGAGATCCGATGACGTTGTAGTGCTCCTATTCACCCGGAAGCCATCTCAGGAGCTTTTCTCAATACACGATGGGACAAAAGGTGTGTGAGTGGAGGGGAGTCATAATCTAGCTGTGTGTGTTGAAGAATGTGTGTCAGTGTCTGCACATGTGTGAGTGCTGCTGAAGCCAGGGTAGGgcagaccagagagaaacacacacctgTGCCGTCCTCAGCACAATCTTGTCTTTGTTCAGTGGAGGCTCACAGAGCATTCCACCTGACAATCACTCCCACAGGCTTATCGTGTGTCTGCATGAGACACACACTCATCTACGTACCTCTGTGTGTTACGGCACAGTTAAGCAGAGTGCGTTCGTAACCAAATATCTTTTAGCAGTCCCAGTAAAATGTTGTCTTCTTTGAGGTTCAATGATACATTCATGAGAGTGTGCAGTAAAATCATAAACACAGTAGGATTAGGTTGAGCTCCACAACTACCGTATAGTATAGTTGCACAAGGCCTATAGCAGCCCTACTCCTGTATGGAGGCCTGAGGACATATAGATTCTAGAACACCGTCTCCACTAGGTGGCAGCAGTCATTCAGCAGCAACAGCCCTGACAGACACACCGCTTCAGGAGaaccacagtcagtcagtcagtcagtcagtctgcttgCTACAGAGGATACCTTGGTACACATATTCCAACATGGCACCACATGGACTGAAACTTTTTGAGAGAATATGAGGTATGAGTTTAAACTGACATGTGTACAAGGACTGGGGGTATATGGGGTGAGTTGGGAGGCAAGGGAGGACAGTGGAAGGATTTATTTCTGAATCGGTCTGTTCTAGCCTGAAGACGCTGCGTATTGTATTTCATGGGGAACTTGCGCTGATGTAGAGATATGGCTTCTTTTGTTTTAGTTTGTAACCCAATGCTGGAGCCGTCTGAGCTATAAGTGCTGCTAATTTGTTTCAGACTAATTTATCATAAATCTATCACGATGCTTTGGTATTCACTGAAGAAAAGGCCAGTGTGGTCCAACTTGAGGAAATTTCACAGGAACATTTCACACAAGACTACTGTATATAGGACAGAAAAATAAAAGCTTACAACAGAATCAGTTGGGAGTT comes from Salmo trutta chromosome 7, fSalTru1.1, whole genome shotgun sequence and encodes:
- the LOC115196864 gene encoding zinc finger protein ZFPM1 isoform X1 → MSRRKQSKPRQIKRSIGDLEGGEDNTPDDVSLSGDEGGASDSAECDSTSTPPYTPLYNEEPRTHESLCAPDDDDDDDDDEEEEEGKGSTHTKEEMEEEEDCLHWRGPDDLELSDDAVYPKVLACRDLATDTLWGPYAGIVQTEDAGDDQESEISRLSLVCEDTDCWLRRVLLTSDATDTNCIIYSQGEELYCKVTQDISTGDGLLAMLSTPSMEQRSPSKTQGVVVKEEPTGVYPASLHSEIQLLPQQAGMAAILATAVVNKDIFPCKDCGIWYRSERNLQAHLMYYCASRQKQQSSCSPPQDKPKDSYPNERVCPFPQCNKSCPSASSLEIHMRTHSGERPFVCLICLSAFTTKANCERHLKVHTDTQNGVCHGCGFISTTRDILYSHLVTSHMVCQPGSRSEVYSPGPGLPKLPLSTGLSPGDSGVVLKCQICGHITDSPSQLQQHVRTHLEVRVPAERSPSPRQSTPSSADHPEPPACVPHPDSSSPGANGSSATPRGCSPPDHLPTDIRIKEELRSDSENEGKEEEDRERKSRGHTGVECSQTSTSPRSPFAVAVKAEPTSPTPGSSPAHLGGAGSVLPGGAVFLPQYMFSPEAAILPQASEILAKMSEMVHSRLKQGQVSPGAAPAFYPAGTTATVHKGATCLECDITFNNINNFYVHKKLYCSSRHQQGDAAGPVKEGASGVTVPAVGHGSSPQAATASHSDSDPVPGGTGTEGKLVEVKSENPGVKEAVSSSSSEGEGGGGGRGLASEGSQSPSGSAEDQEEDPTRTFCQACNIHFSRHENYTVHKRFYCASRHDPSNQRSSAGKATFLPQPIRTRKRKKMYEIHMARTEALANAAAIAFPSAPGLGLAVKQEAAASVGKVLEAPVPAIALGLCPATSSSTSPDGDGPIDLSKRPRLRDTPRGSSISALPLTDYHKCTACSISFNSIENYLAHKTYYCPATTLQPHTLKTLHRLKRPASTSPEANGLPTEKAPQGASPSPHPSALPGSEATSLHSGPAAKCPGSPPVVCPYCPPNRAVTCDLVEHFRSMHGLVLNLEGQPAVISPSLSPRDETPTTPPKLGLQTRRDSINIRVRMDTVSPSSPLVNISPLGPHAGGGSSPKAAPPAVSPTRSLPLTVSPVPEVLREVGVMNHQAAVALLPDRAALTLGLPLHVAVPAPTTPKTLLVSPLQNGNIRFCRLCNIKFSSLSTFIAHKKYYCSSHSAEHVK
- the LOC115196864 gene encoding zinc finger protein ZFPM1 isoform X3, yielding MEEEEDCLHWRGPDDLELSDDAVYPKVLACRDLATDTLWGPYAGIVQTEDAGDDQESEISRLSLVCEDTDCWLRRVLLTSDATDTNCIIYSQGEELYCKVTQDISTGDGLLAMLSTPSMEQRSPSKTQGVVVKEEPTGVYPASLHSEIQLLPQQAGMAAILATAVVNKDIFPCKDCGIWYRSERNLQAHLMYYCASRQKQQSSCSPPQDKPKDSYPNERVCPFPQCNKSCPSASSLEIHMRTHSGERPFVCLICLSAFTTKANCERHLKVHTDTQNGVCHGCGFISTTRDILYSHLVTSHMVCQPGSRSEVYSPGPGLPKLPLSTGLSPGDSGVVLKCQICGHITDSPSQLQQHVRTHLEVRVPAERSPSPRQSTPSSADHPEPPACVPHPDSSSPGANGSSATPRGCSPPDHLPTDIRIKEELRSDSENEGKEEEDRERKSRGHTGVECSQTSTSPRSPFAVAVKAEPTSPTPGSSPAHLGGAGSVLPGGAVFLPQYMFSPEAAILPQASEILAKMSEMVHSRLKQGQVSPGAAPAFYPAGTTATVHKGATCLECDITFNNINNFYVHKKLYCSSRHQQGDAAGPVKEGASGVTVPAVGHGSSPQAATASHSDSDPVPGGTGTEGKLVEVKSENPGVKEAVSSSSSEGEGGGGGRGLASEGSQSPSGSAEDQEEDPTRTFCQACNIHFSRHENYTVHKRFYCASRHDPSNQRSSAGKATFLPQPIRTRKRKKMYEIHMARTEALANAAAIAFPSAPGLGLAVKQEAAASVGKVLEAPVPAIALGLCPATSSSTSPDGDGPIDLSKRPRLRDTPRGSSISALPLTDYHKCTACSISFNSIENYLAHKTYYCPATTLQPHTLKTLHRLKRPASTSPEANGLPTEKAPQGASPSPHPSALPGSEATSLHSGPAAKCPGSPPVVCPYCPPNRAVTCDLVEHFRSMHGLVLNLEGQPAVISPSLSPRDETPTTPPKLGLQTRRDSINIRVRMDTVSPSSPLVNISPLGPHAGGGSSPKAAPPAVSPTRSLPLTVSPVPEVLREVGVMNHQAAVALLPDRAALTLGLPLHVAVPAPTTPKTLLVSPLQNGNIRFCRLCNIKFSSLSTFIAHKKYYCSSHSAEHVK